Proteins encoded together in one Procambarus clarkii isolate CNS0578487 chromosome 11, FALCON_Pclarkii_2.0, whole genome shotgun sequence window:
- the LOC123758405 gene encoding peritrophin-48-like, whose product MIKRSLLIIALAVVATAWMVQNDACLPDCNGKNPLDKVPDPLNCTNYYICLGDGIASDHAVPCPAGNYFPPDGPDCTAVTGTCEATCQPPDCHITCNGSFSLISDPFDCGKYYICIAGQVTQTRYCDPDTYFNGVNCVDDKEVCCTVSCVPYCQPGIVETPDPTDCTKYYMCDVEGAVDPNLHFSCKSGEHFDYQIGRCASGASCTNLCSGGSSTTTTGVTTTTTTSTDCVDSLTCVDEGNYPRCSYCQQEYFQCSGAGAQGVPHTCQENYVFNTVPIYPFCILPSNCPYYPPL is encoded by the exons ATGATCAAGCGCAGTCTTCTCATCATTGCCCTGGCG GTCGTGGCCACCGCCTGGATGGTCCAGAATGACGCCTGTTTACCGGACTGTAATGGGAAAAATCCTTTGGATAAAGTCCCTGACCCCTTGAACTGCACCAACTATTACATCTGCTTGGGGGACGGTATAGCCTCAGACCACGCTGTGCCCTGCCCGGCCGGTAATTATTTCCCCCCTGATGGTCCAGATTGTACCGCCGTTACGGGCACTTGTGAAGCCACCTGTCAGCCTCCAGACTGTCACATCACCTGCAACGGCTCCTTCAGCTTGATCAGTGATCCATTCGACTGTGGTAAATACTATATTTGTATTGCTGGTCAAGTAACACAGACACGTTACTGTGACCCAGACACCTACTTCAACGGTGTAAACTGTGTCGATGACAAGGAAGTTTGTTGCACAGTCTCGTGTGTTCCCTACTGTCAGCCAGGGATCGTGGAGACCCCCGACCCCACAGACTGCACCAAGTACTACATGTGCGATGTAGAGGGAGCTGTGGACCCAAACTTACACTTTTCTTGTAAAAGCGGTGAACACTTTGACTACCAAATTGGTCGATGTGCCTCAGGTGCTTCCTGTACCAACTTGTGCTCTGGTGGAtcgtctacaacaacaacaggagtaacaaccacaacaaccacaagcaCCGACTGCGTAGACTCGCTTACCTGTGTGGATGAAGGCAACTACCCAAGGTGCAGCTATTGTCAGCAAGAATATTTCCAGTGCTCGGGTGCTGGAGCTCAAGGTGTTCCTCACACGTGCCAAGAAAACTACGTGTTCAACACAGTACCTATCTACCCTTTCTGCATCCTTCCCAGCAACTGTCCTTATTACCCACCCTTGTGA
- the LOC138363481 gene encoding uncharacterized protein, with the protein MKRSQLICALLVAWVAALLCVTEVLSACEPDCSGKKPMDKVEDPLNCNNYYICLEDGIASDVSIPCDSGSYFDGDDCSGSGNCTSTCTPSPCHLTCSGNMDVISDPKDCSIYYICSPSNIIGPYDCPTDRPYFSGETCVKDKTVCCGDLCNAYCQGDIAEIADPYDCHKFYMCPEAGPAEEKYHFTCPSGGTFDVAVGQCVAGAPCNILCSGGGTDPPSPDCQASMTCTAVGLFPMCTTCYQQYFNCHTVGQPATVETCTGSLLFSTNPSSPYCMRPEDCL; encoded by the exons ATGAAGCGATCGCAGCTCATATGTGCCCTGTTG GTGGCGTGGGTGGCGGCGCTGCTCTGCGTCACTGAGGTCCTCTCTGCTTGTGAACCAGATTGCAGCGGCAAGAAACCGATGGATAAGGTTGAGGATCCTTTGAACTGCAATAATTATTacatttgtttggaggacggaatAGCCTCGGATGTTTCTATACCGTGTGACAGTGGTAGTTATTTTGACGGGGACGATTGTTCTGGTTCTGGAAACTGTACATCTACCTGCACGCCATCACCTTGCCATTTAACATGTAGCGGAAACATGGACGTCATCTCTGACCCAAAAGACTGCAGTATCTATTACATTTGCTCACCAAGCAACATTATTGGACCCTATGATTGTCCCACTGACAGACCTTATTTTAGCGGCGAGACTTGCGTTAAGGACAAAACTGTGTGTTGCGGCGACCTGTGTAATGCGTACTGCCAGGGTGACATAGCGGAGATTGCTGACCCCTACGACTGCCACAAGTTCTATATGTGCCCTGAGGCGGGACCGGCTGAAGAAAAATATCATTTCACTTGCCCCTCAGGGGGCACTTTTGATGtagccgtgggtcagtgtgtggccGGCGCCCCTTGTAATATACTGTGTAGCGGGGGAGGTACGGACCCACCTTCTCCAGACTGCCAGGCGTCCATGACGTGCACGGCTGTGGGACTCTTCCCCATGTGCACGACGTGTTACCAGCAGTACTTCAACTGTCACACCGTCGGCCAGCCAGCCACCGTTGAGACCTGCACAGGATCCTTGCTCTTCAGCACCAACCCTTCTTCACCTTACTGTATGAGGCCCGAAGACTGCCTCTAA